Within Microbacterium oryzae, the genomic segment CGCCCTCGCCGCGGTGCAGCTCCGAGATCTGCTCGAGGTCGCCGATGCGCGTGATGTAGGTCATGGTCGTGACTCCTCCTGGTGGGATGGCGGCACGCTCACGGTATGCAGGCGGGCAGGGCCGCTGACAGGGGTTGACACCACCCGGCATCGGGACGAGGTGCGCACCGGAGCGGCGCCCGGGAGACGCAGGGAGACTACGGTTGCCGTGTGCTCGCGAACGATCCACTGCTCGACCACCCGGCTCCCGACAACCCGCAGGGGAAGCTCGTCCTCCTGCGCCATGGCGAGACCGAGTGGTCGAAGGATGGCCGGCACACCGGGCTGTCGGACATCCCGCTGACCGCGCGCGGCGAGGATCTCGCCCGCGGCGCCGGCGAGCTGGTCGCCGACTACGACTTCTCCCTCGTCCTGACGTCGCCGCTGCAGCGGGCGCGCCGCACCGCCGAGCTCGCGAATCTGCACGCCGAGGTCGATCCGCTCCTCGTCGAGTGGGACTACGGCGGGTACGAGGGGCGCACGACGATGGACATCCGCCGCGAGCTGGGGTACAACTGGAGCGCCTTCACCCACGGGGTGATCCGCGGCGAGACGCCCGGAGAGACCGTGGAGGAGGTCGCCGCACGGGCATCGCGCGTGCTCACGCGCGTGCTCCCCGCCATGGCGGAGGGAGATGTGGCGCTGGTCGCGCACGGCCACTTCCTGCGTATCCTGACGGCGGTGTTCCTGCGGATGACACCCCGCTTCGCCGCGCAGATCACGCTCGATGCCGGATCGGTGTCGGTGCTGAGCTTCTACCGCGAGCAGCCGGCCATCCTGTCCTGGAACTACGGACGCCAGCTCCCTGAATCGCCCCGGGTTTAGTGGAGGGCGAGTTCTCCCAGCGCCGGCTGGCGCTGGGGGTTGACCTCACGGTAGTACTCGTTCTCCTTTTCGATCGGCGTGAGGTATCCGATCGATGAGTGCAGCCGGTTCTCGTTGAACCAGTGCACCCAGGACAGCGTGGCGAGTTCGAGGTCATCGGCGCCGCGGAACGGACCGTCGATCTTCACGCACTCAGTCTTGTAGAGCCCGACGACGCTCTCTGCGAGGGCATTGTCGTAGCTGTCGCCGACGGTCCCGATCGATGCGATCGCGCCGACTTCAGCGAGCAGGTCTGTGTAGCGCAACGCGGTGTACTGCGACCCGGCGTCCGAATGTTGGATGACGCCGGTGATGTTCTGACCGGCCCGGTCGCGCACCCACAATGCCATCTCGAGGGCGTCCAACGGCAGGTCGGTGGGCATCTTCGACATCGTCCGCCACCCGACGATCGGGTCTGCTGAGGCTTTGATTGAGTCCGGTGTTATGCCGCCAGGGCGACGGCTTCCATCATTATGGTCTCGAACTCGACTGGGGTCAGTTTTCCGAGGCGACGCTGGCGGCGTTTGCGGTGGTAGACCCCTTCGATCCATCTCAAGATCGCCAGTCTGAGCTCGTGTCGAGTGGCCCAGGGGTGCCGGTCGAGGACGTTCTTCTGCAGCAGCGAGAACCAGCTCTCCATGGCGGCATTGTCTCCGCATGCCCCGACC encodes:
- a CDS encoding histidine phosphatase family protein — encoded protein: MLANDPLLDHPAPDNPQGKLVLLRHGETEWSKDGRHTGLSDIPLTARGEDLARGAGELVADYDFSLVLTSPLQRARRTAELANLHAEVDPLLVEWDYGGYEGRTTMDIRRELGYNWSAFTHGVIRGETPGETVEEVAARASRVLTRVLPAMAEGDVALVAHGHFLRILTAVFLRMTPRFAAQITLDAGSVSVLSFYREQPAILSWNYGRQLPESPRV
- a CDS encoding integrase core domain-containing protein, which gives rise to MPTDLPLDALEMALWVRDRAGQNITGVIQHSDAGSQYTALRYTDLLAEVGAIASIGTVGDSYDNALAESVVGLYKTECVKIDGPFRGADDLELATLSWVHWFNENRLHSSIGYLTPIEKENEYYREVNPQRQPALGELALH